One Bemisia tabaci chromosome 7, PGI_BMITA_v3 DNA window includes the following coding sequences:
- the LOC109032958 gene encoding maltase A3 has protein sequence MFQILCSWLLLVGPNSLSAELDWWETSVIYQIFPWSFKDSNGDGIGDLNGIYEKLDYIKDLGVDVVWIQPVYRSPMIDMGYDPISMREIDPIFGTLDDMKRLIQGAHERDLKVLMDFVPNHTSNESEWFKRSVEREEPYTDYFIWHDGRPVNNTHRVEPNNWISQFTDHSAWTWNDKRQQYYFHHFSEEQPDLNLRNPKVQGELESLLRFWLDLGADGFRVDAVPYFFEAAHLRDEPEINDTDISSNFYKRLHIYTMRQPENLQILQSWREFLDSYKKKDGITRLLAVEDTGPMEGIIPLFGNESHPAAHFPFNYGLLYLDYTMNVTVLDKTIHDLVDQLPINRLPNWMTESHDLWRISSRFGTDAVDSFNMLNLLLPGSACVYYGSEIGLEESMVRKDQSTKNTAFAVLPLNRDIIRGPMPWDDTKNGGFTTAKKPWLPLSSRYWLENVKKQVQEPKSHLNIFKRLAALRKTPIGRYGDLKTHVVNTWTYLFTRSANNHTIAVVINLGSESEKICSEDSNFGLPEIMFVHTGSLNSGFEAGEKIRVVSSKVQSCAELRPKAGLVMTTYRSNGMVWSLALWHLLLGIGVSTLWQSGIY, from the exons atgttccaaatTCTGTGCTCGTGGTTGTTGCTTGTTGGTCCAAACTCATTGTCAGCAGAATTGGATTGGTGGGAAACTTCTGTAATTTACCAAATATTCCCTTGGTCATTCAAGGACTCAAATGGAGACGGCATTGGTGATTTGAACG GAATATACGAGAAACTAGACTACATTAAAGATTTAGGGGTTGACGTTGTGTGGATCCAGCCGGTTTATAGATCTCCGATGATTGACATGGGCTACGATCCTATTTCCATGCGAGAAATTGACCCGATTTTTGGGACGTTGGACGATATGAAAAGACTGATTCAAGGAGCGCACGAAAGGG ATTTGAAGGTATTGATGGATTTTGTGCCAAATCACACGAGCAACGAGAGTGAGTGGTTTAAACGCTCCGTGGAGCGAGAAGAACCTTACACGGATTACTTTATTTGGCACGATGGCAGACCCGTCAATAACACCCACAGAGTTGAACCAAATAATTGG ATAAGTCAATTTACCGATCACAGTGCATGGACTTGGAACGATAAACGACAGCAGTACTATTTTCACCATTTTAGCGAAGAGCAACCTGATTTGAACTTACGTAATCCAAAAGTTCAAGGAGAATTGGAG AGCCTGCTCAGATTTTGGTTGGACCTGGGGGCGGATGGTTTCCGTGTAGATGCGGTTCCGTATTTTTTCGAAGCGGCTCATTTGCGAGATGAACCGGAGATCAATGATACTGACATTTCGAGTAACTTTTATAAAAGATTGCATATCTACACCATGCGTCAACcagaaaatcttcaaattttgcagtcaTGGCGAGAGTTTTTGGACtcgtataaaaaaaaagatggtatAACCAG ACTTTTAGCCGTTGAGGATACTGGACCGATGGAAGGTATAATCCCATTATTTGGAAATGAATCTCATCCGGCGGCCCACTTTCCTTTTAACTATGGCCTACTCTACCTTGATTACACAATGAATGTTACCGTGTTGGATAAAACAATTCATGATTTGGTCGATCAACTACCAATCAATCGTTTACCCAACTGGATG aCGGAATCCCACGATCTTTGGCGGATTAGCTCACGTTTCGGAACTGACGCTGTGGATTCCTTTAACATGTTAAATCTGCTTCTTCCGGGTTCTGCGTGTGTTTATTACGGCAGTGAGATAGGACTCGAGGAGAGTATGGTCAGGAAGGATCAAAGCACGAAAAATACCGCATTCGCAGTACTGCCTCTCAACCGAGACATAATCAGAGGACCCATGCCTTGGGACGATACTAAAAATGGAG GTTTCACAACAGCTAAAAAGCCGTGGTTGCCTCTAAGTTCAAGATACTGGctagaaaatgtgaaaaaacaaGTGCAGGAGCCGAAAAGTCATTTGAACATCTTCAAACGGCTTGCGGCATTAAGGAAAACGCCTATTGGAAGATATGGAGACCTGAAGACGCATGTAGTTAATACATGGACGTACCTGTTCACGAG GAGTGCCAACAATCATACCATTGCTGTTGTAATTAACCTTGGGTCAGAATCGGAGAAGATTTGTTCTGAAGATTCCAACTTTGGTCTACCTGAAATAATGTTCGTTCACACTGGAAGTTTAAATTCTGGCTTTGAGGCAGG ggaaaaaatcaGAGTTGTGAGCTCAAAGGTGCAATCTTGCGCGGAACTAAGGCCAAAAGCTGGTCTAGTGATGACAACTTACAGGAGCAATGGCATGGTATGGAGTTTAGCTCTATGGCATCTCCTCCTTGGAATTGGAGTGAGCACCCTCTGGCAATCAGGAATCTACTAA